GTTCCTGCAATTCTTGTGGATTTGAGTCAGGTTGTTTTTGTCGATAGTTCAGGTCTGGGGGCATTGGTTTCCTGTCTTAAGCTAGCGCGAGCGGCCCAGTGCCAACTGGCTATTTGCGGCCTGAATGATCAGGTTAAAATGTTGCTGGAATTGACCAGTATGGATCGTGTCTTCAAAATTTTTACTGATCGGGCTGCGTTTGAACGTTCGATCACCCAAGAGTTGCCCGCCAGTTGAGGCACAAGCAATGGGCACACTGGTACATGGGCGCTCCGTGTTCAAGCTGAAATCTTCTCTGATGCCATTCTGGTAGGCGAATTTGATCGAAGACAGCAGACCTCCTTCCGTGAGTAGCCCCGCTATTGAGCAGTCCAATCAACTCCAGGTTGTGAGTGATCTGGGGGTGCTAGATCGTATTTTAGTTTGGTTCGATCACCTGTGCTTGCCGACGATGCAGGGGCCTGTGTGGTCCCATTTTTGGGTGCAGTGTAAAACGGTGCTGGCTGAGGGGTTTACCAATGCGGTTCGCCATGCCCATCGCGGTTATCCGCGGGAAACGCCAGTCATGATTGTGGTCATTCTCCACGCCCAGAGTCTGGAAATGTGTATTTGGGACAGTGGACCGCCGTTTGATCTACAGCAAAAACTGGCGGATCTCCAGGCGCGTCATGACCTGTATGCCGACAGTGGCCGGGGCTTAATGATTATGGAGTCCTTGACGGATCAGATGGAGTATTGCCGCTATCCTGATCGGCGCAATTGCCTACGGGTGATCAAGGCCTATCCCAAGGGGGCTGTCTACTGAAGCTGACTCCCGATGAATCCGGTTGGGGTGATTGGGGTTGGCTGCGGCCCCCTGCGATCGCCCTGAATCATTAGGCGGTGGCGTGATCGATGTGGGCGATTTCCGCAGGCGTGAGGGTGAGATCAACGGCTCGCACGGAGTCCTCAATACTGCTGGGTTTGCTGGCCCCAGGAATCGGCACAATACAGGGAGACTTAGCCCGCAACCAGGCAAGGATGAGGCAGTAGACCGAAACGCCTTTGGTCGCTGCTAGGTCCACGATCGCCGGGAAGGTGGCCAATTCTTGCACCCGACGGCTACCTCCCAACGGACTCCAGGGAAAAAAGGTTAAACCAGCCTGCTCGCAGTAGGCTAAAACGCCGTCGGTTTCGGGTTTCCGGTGCCACGGGTTGTATTGATTTTGCACCGAGACCAGGTTAACGATCGTTTGGGCTTCCTGAATTTGGGCGAGCGAGACATTAGAAATCCCCACCGTCTGAATTTCGCCGGCGGCCACGGCGGCTTGGACGGCCCCAAGGGATACTGCCAACGGATAGGCGGGATCGGGGGCATGGTATTGCCACAGGGGAATGGGCCGATCGCCCCCCAGCGCCAGAAAGCTCTCGTGAATTGTTTGGCGCAAATAGTCCGGGTTGCCATTGCGGGTCCAGGCCCCCATCGGTCGCATTAACCCACCTTTGGTTGCCACGACGACGTGATCGGTATCGGCGGGATAGGTGCGCAATGCGTGGGCAATCAGCCGTTCGTTATGATGTTTGTCCGTTTCATCGCGGCAGTAGGCATCTGCCGTATCGATGAGGGTGACCCCCAGGTCAAGTGCCCGATGGATCACTGCGATCGCCTGATCAGTCGGTGGACGCTGGTTGAGCGAGAGGGGCATGGCACCGAGGCCGATCGCGCTCACGGTGAGGGGACTGTGCCCCAAGGGGACTTGCTGCATGGGCAGACACCTCAGAAATGCCAGGGGAGACCTATCCCCCAGCGTAGCGCAAGGTTAGGGCGGACTAGCGGGCAGCGGGGGGGCGGATCAGCACCAGCGGGGTCTGTTCATCGGCATTCCCGGCTGGGTTGCCGCGCAACGCTGTTTCTAAAAGGGTCAGGTCAGTCCCCTGGCTGGCGGCCAGGACTTTTACTGCCCGGAGATCGTTGACATCAACGATCGCGGCAGCTAATCCTGTGGTTTGGTAGAGGCGATCGACAACGGCTTGGGGGCGATCGGGTCCCAGGACAATGAACTGATCGTAGGGGGGCAGTGTGCCAGTGACATCATCAATCAGCCGCGCCTGTTCCCCCGCAAGCTGGTAAAAACCACCGGGTTGGCCGAAGATCTTGGCGATCGCCCCACCAATAAATGCCAGGGCCACCCGCCAGGGACCGACTAAATCCACGAGGGACTGCAACCCACACGCCGTCGCCAAACTGGAGGTGGGTAAAAAGTAATAACACAGGCGACGGGCCAGCCATCCCGGTTGAATATCACTGGGGTGTCGCCACCGGCCCTGCATAATCGCCAGGGGGGTTTCTCCGATCGTGACGATATCACCCGGTTGGGCATAGGGTTGCACGTAGCGCTGGACCACGGCCACTGGATCGTCCAAATGGGTCAGCAGGTGGGTACGAATGGGCAAAACGCCCAACTGCTCAACGGATTGCCATTGGGGGTAAGCTGGGAGTTCTGGGGGAGGCGCCAGGGGCAGCACCACGTGCCGCGATTTGGGAATCCGCCCCTGGGGACCATAGGTGAGGTAGTGGACTTGCACCCAGGCGGCTTCTAGGGCGCTGAGGTCTTCCCCCCGTATCTCAATCGTTACTTTCAGGCGGGTTGTTTTGCGAATTTTGACAATATAGGCAAACCAATAGCCGTCGGCACGGGCGGGAGCGTCCTCATGGGCCGGGGTGACGATCGTCTCACAGGTGATCCCGGCAAGGCTGCCGCTGGCGAGTAATTGGGTCGTAGCCCACACTTGCGGCACCATAATTTCCAGGCGACGGGTGCGGTTGACCAATTCCATCTCCCCCACCCAGACGCGATGACCGGGCGTCGCGATCGTTTCTTGCCAGTGCCCCAGCGTTAGCTCCAGATCATTGCCGGGACGCCGGCGGTATTGAAGCTCAAAGGCCAGTAGCCCTAAGCCAATCAGGACCAGCACCCCTATCCCTATATTGATAAACACCATACCGTTGCCCTATCCCTTAAAATGATGCTGCTAAAACGATGCTGAGCTTTGATAGTTGACTAGCGTTGAACAACCCACGACCCACCCGCACCTGCATTCCACCCGCACCTGCATTGAGGATAATAACTCAAAGCCTTCCCCTCACCCCAGTCTGCTGGCTAAGCCTTTAGGGCCTCCAAGAAACTGTCTGTTTGACTGACAAATCTTTGCCCCTCATCCCTAAATCCCTTCTCCTACTAGGGGCGAAGGGACTTGAAACCCGAACCTCCGGTTCGATGAGCACCTCGCCTGCTCTGGGAGAGAGGTTGGGGTAAGGGCCGTTCGCGTTTTGTCAGTCAATCAAGGGAACTGTAGTATTCTTGGCTAGAATCTGCCTAATCACAGGGTTCGCCAACCCCTCAATGGGCAAACTCCCCTCGATAACTGGGAAAGAAACGTGAGATCGCTACTATGCCAGAGGACGCTTTACAGGTTACGACTGACCCGACGATCGCTGACGGGGCAGCTCCTCCCCCCGATGGTCAGGCGCAGCCAACCCGACCACACTCTAACTTCCCAGTTCCCCTCCGACAATTAGGCATTAATCCCAACCATTGGTATGTGGTGGCCCAAAGTACGGAAGTCACCACGGCTCCGCTCAGTTGTCACCTCTGGGAAACCCCGATCGTGCTTTACCGCGATCGCCAGGGCCAAATTCAGGCCCTTGAAGACCGCTGTCCCCACCGTCAGGTGAAACTCAGTCATGGGGTGGTTGTGGGAGATGCGATTGAATGCGCCTACCACGGTTGGCAATTCAACCGGGAGGGGGCCTGTATCCATGTGCCCTACCTGGCCGAAAATCAGCAACTGCCCCCCTGTCGGATTCGCCATTTCCCTGTGCGGGAGCAGGATGGCTTTATCTGGTTGTTCCCCGGTGCAGTTGCCCTAGCAGACACCACGCCATTGCTCGGCGTTCCCGAATGGGATCATTTGAACTACATTGGTTCCGTGGCGGTGATTGACTGTCAGGCCCACTTTTCCTTCCTGATTGAAAACCTGATGGATATGTACCACGGCCATTTACATGAGAACTATCAGGCATGGGCATCAGCCAAGTTAGAGCACATTGAGACCAGCGATCGCCACGTTCATGCTCACTACCAGGCCCAAAGTTATTACCGCATTGATAAAATCTGGTCCGTGTCGCAGCTTTTTTTCCCTGCCCTGCGTCGTCTGCACCCCGAACCCCTAGATGTTTGGTATCTTTATCCCCACTGGACCTCCACCCTGGGTCAGGATTTTAAGATTTATTGCCTCTTCTGTCCGGTCTCCCCGACCCGTACCCGTGCCTATCTGGTGCACTTCACCTCGCTTCATGCCTTCCCCCGTCTACATCAACTCCCGATCGCGGTGCGTCGGTTTTTCAAAACTAGCCTATCGGGCACGGCTAGAGGGCTTTTAGAAGGATTGATTCGCCAGGACGTGTTGATGATCGAGGAAGAACAGCAAGCGATCGAGCGGGGCAACAGTCCTCGTAATTACGAACTCAATCCGGCGCTGTTACAGGTGCAGCGGCTGATTCAACGGCAGGCCACTGGGACAACGGGGGAAGGGGAATGAGTGGATGGAGATTGAGTTGACCGACGGGAGCATCTCAGCTGGGCAAGATGCAGCCCTCATCCCCCAACCCCTTCTCCCCACTTGGGAGAAGGGGAGCCGGATTTTCAAGTCCCTCTCCTAGAGCGGGAGAGGGACTTAGGGTGAGGGCCGCACAAGTGAGGTGCACCCTGACCCACAGCGTCAGGATCAGCGGTCAATGGCATTGGAGAAGGGCCATTGTTGCTGTCCGGTAAGGAGATCGGAACCTGACTTGTCCAGAAAACCGTCCTTCCTGGCTTGGTTGCTGGTGATAGGATGAAGATGTCAGGAGCAAGGAACCGACTCAACATCGCAATTTGAATGCCTGACAGTGTTCCAGCAAAACTAAGCAACCCACACAAGCTACAAGCTAGGTCTAGCTAAATCCAGGAGGTTTAATCTATGGCACTTGTTCGTTGGGAACCTTTCCGGGAAATTGAAACGCTGCAACGGCAAATGAATCGGCTGTTTGACGAACTGGCACCAGCGACGCGAGAAATGCGCGATGGAATTGCCTTTGTCCCCTCAGCCGAACTGGAAGAAACCCCTGAAGCCATCCATCTGAGACTGGAAATTCCGGGTATGGATGCGAAGGACCTGGATGTGCAAGTTTCGGCAGACTCAGTTTCCATCGCTGGGGAACGCAAGTCTGAAACGAAGACCGAAGAAAAAGGGATGACGCGTACTGAATTCCGCTATGGCAAGTTCCAACGGGTTATTCCTTTGCCTGCCCGGATCCAAAATACCAACGTTCAGGCTGAATACAAGGATGGCATTCTCTCGCTGACCCTACCGAAGTTGGAAGAAGAGAAAAACAAGGTTGTGAAGGTCAACCTCAGCTAAGGTGAATTTGCGATCGCAAGGCGATCGCGCTCAAGCTAGAGGGTCGGTCCCAGGCAGTCCTTTGTCCTGATCTACCGACCCGATTTTTTTCGGATTGAGTACTGCTTGAGTTCGGCGACAACAGCCTGTTGACCTCTGTTGACACCATGTTTTTCAATAACTAGGAGTAATATTAATGACCTCTGCCTTTGCCAACCCTCCAGAAAAGTGCGTCTCTGCGGCTTTTAAGGATGAGAAAAAGCTGCATGATGCGATCGAGCGTTTACTCAATCGGGGTGTTCCCAAAGAACGAATTTCTATCATTGGGCGTAACTTTCAGTCAGAGGCTCGGATCACCGGTTTTCTGACCCATAAGGAGATGATCCTTGATGGGGTGGCCACTGGGGCTATCTATGGTTCCCTCTTTGGTTCAGTCTTGAGCCTGCTGACGGGGGTGGGTGTCCTCTTTATCCCCTTTTTGGGAGCTGTTGTGGCAGCAGGTCCCCTAGGGACGGCCCTCTTAGGTGCGACCAGTGGGGCCTTATATGGTG
This DNA window, taken from Trichothermofontia sichuanensis B231, encodes the following:
- a CDS encoding aromatic ring-hydroxylating dioxygenase subunit alpha; this translates as MPEDALQVTTDPTIADGAAPPPDGQAQPTRPHSNFPVPLRQLGINPNHWYVVAQSTEVTTAPLSCHLWETPIVLYRDRQGQIQALEDRCPHRQVKLSHGVVVGDAIECAYHGWQFNREGACIHVPYLAENQQLPPCRIRHFPVREQDGFIWLFPGAVALADTTPLLGVPEWDHLNYIGSVAVIDCQAHFSFLIENLMDMYHGHLHENYQAWASAKLEHIETSDRHVHAHYQAQSYYRIDKIWSVSQLFFPALRRLHPEPLDVWYLYPHWTSTLGQDFKIYCLFCPVSPTRTRAYLVHFTSLHAFPRLHQLPIAVRRFFKTSLSGTARGLLEGLIRQDVLMIEEEQQAIERGNSPRNYELNPALLQVQRLIQRQATGTTGEGE
- a CDS encoding F420-0:Gamma-glutamyl ligase, with protein sequence MVFINIGIGVLVLIGLGLLAFELQYRRRPGNDLELTLGHWQETIATPGHRVWVGEMELVNRTRRLEIMVPQVWATTQLLASGSLAGITCETIVTPAHEDAPARADGYWFAYIVKIRKTTRLKVTIEIRGEDLSALEAAWVQVHYLTYGPQGRIPKSRHVVLPLAPPPELPAYPQWQSVEQLGVLPIRTHLLTHLDDPVAVVQRYVQPYAQPGDIVTIGETPLAIMQGRWRHPSDIQPGWLARRLCYYFLPTSSLATACGLQSLVDLVGPWRVALAFIGGAIAKIFGQPGGFYQLAGEQARLIDDVTGTLPPYDQFIVLGPDRPQAVVDRLYQTTGLAAAIVDVNDLRAVKVLAASQGTDLTLLETALRGNPAGNADEQTPLVLIRPPAAR
- a CDS encoding Hsp20/alpha crystallin family protein, whose translation is MALVRWEPFREIETLQRQMNRLFDELAPATREMRDGIAFVPSAELEETPEAIHLRLEIPGMDAKDLDVQVSADSVSIAGERKSETKTEEKGMTRTEFRYGKFQRVIPLPARIQNTNVQAEYKDGILSLTLPKLEEEKNKVVKVNLS
- a CDS encoding aldo/keto reductase → MQQVPLGHSPLTVSAIGLGAMPLSLNQRPPTDQAIAVIHRALDLGVTLIDTADAYCRDETDKHHNERLIAHALRTYPADTDHVVVATKGGLMRPMGAWTRNGNPDYLRQTIHESFLALGGDRPIPLWQYHAPDPAYPLAVSLGAVQAAVAAGEIQTVGISNVSLAQIQEAQTIVNLVSVQNQYNPWHRKPETDGVLAYCEQAGLTFFPWSPLGGSRRVQELATFPAIVDLAATKGVSVYCLILAWLRAKSPCIVPIPGASKPSSIEDSVRAVDLTLTPAEIAHIDHATA
- a CDS encoding ATP-binding protein, yielding MSSPAIEQSNQLQVVSDLGVLDRILVWFDHLCLPTMQGPVWSHFWVQCKTVLAEGFTNAVRHAHRGYPRETPVMIVVILHAQSLEMCIWDSGPPFDLQQKLADLQARHDLYADSGRGLMIMESLTDQMEYCRYPDRRNCLRVIKAYPKGAVY
- a CDS encoding STAS domain-containing protein; translated protein: MTSVAQIIQPAGVLDRNMGRELRDEVTVLVNQDVPAILVDLSQVVFVDSSGLGALVSCLKLARAAQCQLAICGLNDQVKMLLELTSMDRVFKIFTDRAAFERSITQELPAS